In Panthera uncia isolate 11264 chromosome B4, Puncia_PCG_1.0, whole genome shotgun sequence, one genomic interval encodes:
- the LMNTD1 gene encoding lamin tail domain-containing protein 1 isoform X4 has protein sequence MTLEGLRQDGWGSLQENVGAGHTSVIKERKETFLLAKMKDMQASQKTSVALQSEVHEQEDKMENQAQREDTHDGRPVTQRSSVHFFPQTDSDATLPLSQSLTYDTPLNYYTSGPQFSGITVSTTGQNTPKTTIEGHSQSANSLGVNRFIMTKKQPLSVLAPETAVTGEGEDYFLSLFGDSKKFAACSFQAENTRKHFSMILEEVGQSRSSALGDIKIAEVNVKGLFVKLINSSLDKELEIGGHILQQNVNGQTVSLYRFLPNIIMQANRTVTVWAAASEAKHQPPSDFLWREQKMFKTSPDCTTILCKPNGEAVAWYTPIHWKQVWEKLETDIEFDRCSIVSPTSRRHIFHWPTAISTTKEKQDKSNKDTSKNQMEQVRVFLKREKENPPTLFPNSSPWCHSPNVPAHPYCPLIEPHNTSMAGSSLDRQPRPQSSGSDPAQDNNIQI, from the exons ATGACTTTGGAAGGATTAAGGCAGGATGGATGGGGCAGTCTACAGGAGAATGTGGGGGCAGGGCACACAAGTGTTATCAAG gaaagaaaagagactttTCTTCTAGCCAAGATGAAAGACATGCAAGCCAGTCAGAAAACTTCAGTGGCCCTGCAGAGTGAAGTCCATGAGCAGGAAGATAAAATGGAGAATCAAGCACA aagagaagacacacatgATGGTCGCCCAGTGACACAGCGATCTTcagtacatttttttcctcaaacagATTCAGATGCCACACTGCCTTTGTCACAGTCATTAACCTATGACACACCTCTCAATTACTATACGTCTGGCCCTCAGTTTAGTGGAATAACTGTATCAACAACTGGGCAGAACACTCCTAAAACTACTATAGAGGGCCATTCCCAATCAGCAAACAGCTTGG GAGTCAACAGATTCATAATGACAAAGAAACAGCCTCTGTCAGTCCTTGCTCCTGAGACAGCTGtaactggggaaggagaagatTATTTCCTATCTTTGTTTGGTGATTCAAAGAAATTTGCTGCATGctcattccaggcagagaacacCCGGAAGCACTTTTCCATGATTCTTGAAGAAGTGGGCCAATCTAGATCCAG tgctCTTGGAGATATTAAAATAGCTGAAGTAAATGTCAAGGGTTTATTTGTGAAGCTCATTAACTCTTCCCTTGACAAAGAACTGGAGATTGGAGGCCATATTCTCCAGCAAAATGTGAATGGACAAACAGTCTCTTTGTACCGCTTCCTTCCAAATATCATAATGCAGGCCAATCGCACAGTAACA GTATGGGCAGCTGCATCTGAAGCAAAGCATCAGCCACCATCAGATTTTCTTTGGAGagaacaaaaaatgtttaaaacaagcCCAGATTGTACAACAATTCTGTGCAAACCTAATGGTGAA GCTGTCGCCTGGTACACTCCTATTCACTGGAAACAAGTGTGGGAGAAATTAGAGACTGACATTGAATTTGACAGATGCTCAATAGTAAGTCCGACGTCTCGAAGACACATATTTCATTGGCCAACAGCTATATCtacaactaaagaaaaacaagacaagtCTAATAAGGATACCTCAAAAAATCAGATGGAACAAGTTAGAGTTTTTCTTAAAAG agaaaaagaaaacccaccaaCCCTTTTTCCTAATAGCAGTCCTTGGTGCCACAGTCCCAATGTCCCTGCACATCCCTACTGTCCTCTGATTGAACCTCACAATACCAGCATGGCTGGAAGCAGCTTAGATAGACAGCCTAGGCCTCAGTCCTCTGGGTCTGATCCAGCCCAG
- the LMNTD1 gene encoding lamin tail domain-containing protein 1 isoform X7, with protein MSRKIKWRIKHNSDATLPLSQSLTYDTPLNYYTSGPQFSGITVSTTGQNTPKTTIEGHSQSANSLGVNRFIMTKKQPLSVLAPETAVTGEGEDYFLSLFGDSKKFAACSFQAENTRKHFSMILEEVGQSRSSALGDIKIAEVNVKGLFVKLINSSLDKELEIGGHILQQNVNGQTVSLYRFLPNIIMQANRTVTVWAAASEAKHQPPSDFLWREQKMFKTSPDCTTILCKPNGEAVAWYTPIHWKQVWEKLETDIEFDRCSIVSPTSRRHIFHWPTAISTTKEKQDKSNKDTSKNQMEQVRVFLKREKENPPTLFPNSSPWCHSPNVPAHPYCPLIEPHNTSMAGSSLDRQPRPQSSGSDPAQKHSSSHTFRDHHNFCQKAVKISYPIIREI; from the exons ATGAGCAGGAAGATAAAATGGAGAATCAAGCACA ATTCAGATGCCACACTGCCTTTGTCACAGTCATTAACCTATGACACACCTCTCAATTACTATACGTCTGGCCCTCAGTTTAGTGGAATAACTGTATCAACAACTGGGCAGAACACTCCTAAAACTACTATAGAGGGCCATTCCCAATCAGCAAACAGCTTGG GAGTCAACAGATTCATAATGACAAAGAAACAGCCTCTGTCAGTCCTTGCTCCTGAGACAGCTGtaactggggaaggagaagatTATTTCCTATCTTTGTTTGGTGATTCAAAGAAATTTGCTGCATGctcattccaggcagagaacacCCGGAAGCACTTTTCCATGATTCTTGAAGAAGTGGGCCAATCTAGATCCAG tgctCTTGGAGATATTAAAATAGCTGAAGTAAATGTCAAGGGTTTATTTGTGAAGCTCATTAACTCTTCCCTTGACAAAGAACTGGAGATTGGAGGCCATATTCTCCAGCAAAATGTGAATGGACAAACAGTCTCTTTGTACCGCTTCCTTCCAAATATCATAATGCAGGCCAATCGCACAGTAACA GTATGGGCAGCTGCATCTGAAGCAAAGCATCAGCCACCATCAGATTTTCTTTGGAGagaacaaaaaatgtttaaaacaagcCCAGATTGTACAACAATTCTGTGCAAACCTAATGGTGAA GCTGTCGCCTGGTACACTCCTATTCACTGGAAACAAGTGTGGGAGAAATTAGAGACTGACATTGAATTTGACAGATGCTCAATAGTAAGTCCGACGTCTCGAAGACACATATTTCATTGGCCAACAGCTATATCtacaactaaagaaaaacaagacaagtCTAATAAGGATACCTCAAAAAATCAGATGGAACAAGTTAGAGTTTTTCTTAAAAG agaaaaagaaaacccaccaaCCCTTTTTCCTAATAGCAGTCCTTGGTGCCACAGTCCCAATGTCCCTGCACATCCCTACTGTCCTCTGATTGAACCTCACAATACCAGCATGGCTGGAAGCAGCTTAGATAGACAGCCTAGGCCTCAGTCCTCTGGGTCTGATCCAGCCCAG
- the LMNTD1 gene encoding lamin tail domain-containing protein 1 isoform X1, producing MTLEGLRQDGWGSLQENVGAGHTSVIKERKETFLLAKMKDMQASQKTSVALQSEVHEQEDKMENQAQREDTHDGRPVTQRSSVHFFPQTDSDATLPLSQSLTYDTPLNYYTSGPQFSGITVSTTGQNTPKTTIEGHSQSANSLGVNRFIMTKKQPLSVLAPETAVTGEGEDYFLSLFGDSKKFAACSFQAENTRKHFSMILEEVGQSRSSALGDIKIAEVNVKGLFVKLINSSLDKELEIGGHILQQNVNGQTVSLYRFLPNIIMQANRTVTVWAAASEAKHQPPSDFLWREQKMFKTSPDCTTILCKPNGEAVAWYTPIHWKQVWEKLETDIEFDRCSIVSPTSRRHIFHWPTAISTTKEKQDKSNKDTSKNQMEQVRVFLKREKENPPTLFPNSSPWCHSPNVPAHPYCPLIEPHNTSMAGSSLDRQPRPQSSGSDPAQKHSSSHTFRDHHNFCQKAVKISYPIIREI from the exons ATGACTTTGGAAGGATTAAGGCAGGATGGATGGGGCAGTCTACAGGAGAATGTGGGGGCAGGGCACACAAGTGTTATCAAG gaaagaaaagagactttTCTTCTAGCCAAGATGAAAGACATGCAAGCCAGTCAGAAAACTTCAGTGGCCCTGCAGAGTGAAGTCCATGAGCAGGAAGATAAAATGGAGAATCAAGCACA aagagaagacacacatgATGGTCGCCCAGTGACACAGCGATCTTcagtacatttttttcctcaaacagATTCAGATGCCACACTGCCTTTGTCACAGTCATTAACCTATGACACACCTCTCAATTACTATACGTCTGGCCCTCAGTTTAGTGGAATAACTGTATCAACAACTGGGCAGAACACTCCTAAAACTACTATAGAGGGCCATTCCCAATCAGCAAACAGCTTGG GAGTCAACAGATTCATAATGACAAAGAAACAGCCTCTGTCAGTCCTTGCTCCTGAGACAGCTGtaactggggaaggagaagatTATTTCCTATCTTTGTTTGGTGATTCAAAGAAATTTGCTGCATGctcattccaggcagagaacacCCGGAAGCACTTTTCCATGATTCTTGAAGAAGTGGGCCAATCTAGATCCAG tgctCTTGGAGATATTAAAATAGCTGAAGTAAATGTCAAGGGTTTATTTGTGAAGCTCATTAACTCTTCCCTTGACAAAGAACTGGAGATTGGAGGCCATATTCTCCAGCAAAATGTGAATGGACAAACAGTCTCTTTGTACCGCTTCCTTCCAAATATCATAATGCAGGCCAATCGCACAGTAACA GTATGGGCAGCTGCATCTGAAGCAAAGCATCAGCCACCATCAGATTTTCTTTGGAGagaacaaaaaatgtttaaaacaagcCCAGATTGTACAACAATTCTGTGCAAACCTAATGGTGAA GCTGTCGCCTGGTACACTCCTATTCACTGGAAACAAGTGTGGGAGAAATTAGAGACTGACATTGAATTTGACAGATGCTCAATAGTAAGTCCGACGTCTCGAAGACACATATTTCATTGGCCAACAGCTATATCtacaactaaagaaaaacaagacaagtCTAATAAGGATACCTCAAAAAATCAGATGGAACAAGTTAGAGTTTTTCTTAAAAG agaaaaagaaaacccaccaaCCCTTTTTCCTAATAGCAGTCCTTGGTGCCACAGTCCCAATGTCCCTGCACATCCCTACTGTCCTCTGATTGAACCTCACAATACCAGCATGGCTGGAAGCAGCTTAGATAGACAGCCTAGGCCTCAGTCCTCTGGGTCTGATCCAGCCCAG
- the LMNTD1 gene encoding lamin tail domain-containing protein 1 isoform X5, whose amino-acid sequence MTLEGLRQDGWGSLQENVGAGHTSVIKERKETFLLAKMKDMQASQKTSVALQSEVHEQEDKMENQAQREDTHDGRPVTQRSSVHFFPQTDSDATLPLSQSLTYDTPLNYYTSGPQFSGITVSTTGQNTPKTTIEGHSQSANSLGVNRFIMTKKQPLSVLAPETAVTGEGEDYFLSLFGDSKKFAACSFQAENTRKHFSMILEEVGQSRSSALGDIKIAEVNVKGLFVKLINSSLDKELEIGGHILQQNVWAAASEAKHQPPSDFLWREQKMFKTSPDCTTILCKPNGEAVAWYTPIHWKQVWEKLETDIEFDRCSIVSPTSRRHIFHWPTAISTTKEKQDKSNKDTSKNQMEQVRVFLKREKENPPTLFPNSSPWCHSPNVPAHPYCPLIEPHNTSMAGSSLDRQPRPQSSGSDPAQKHSSSHTFRDHHNFCQKAVKISYPIIREI is encoded by the exons ATGACTTTGGAAGGATTAAGGCAGGATGGATGGGGCAGTCTACAGGAGAATGTGGGGGCAGGGCACACAAGTGTTATCAAG gaaagaaaagagactttTCTTCTAGCCAAGATGAAAGACATGCAAGCCAGTCAGAAAACTTCAGTGGCCCTGCAGAGTGAAGTCCATGAGCAGGAAGATAAAATGGAGAATCAAGCACA aagagaagacacacatgATGGTCGCCCAGTGACACAGCGATCTTcagtacatttttttcctcaaacagATTCAGATGCCACACTGCCTTTGTCACAGTCATTAACCTATGACACACCTCTCAATTACTATACGTCTGGCCCTCAGTTTAGTGGAATAACTGTATCAACAACTGGGCAGAACACTCCTAAAACTACTATAGAGGGCCATTCCCAATCAGCAAACAGCTTGG GAGTCAACAGATTCATAATGACAAAGAAACAGCCTCTGTCAGTCCTTGCTCCTGAGACAGCTGtaactggggaaggagaagatTATTTCCTATCTTTGTTTGGTGATTCAAAGAAATTTGCTGCATGctcattccaggcagagaacacCCGGAAGCACTTTTCCATGATTCTTGAAGAAGTGGGCCAATCTAGATCCAG tgctCTTGGAGATATTAAAATAGCTGAAGTAAATGTCAAGGGTTTATTTGTGAAGCTCATTAACTCTTCCCTTGACAAAGAACTGGAGATTGGAGGCCATATTCTCCAGCAAAAT GTATGGGCAGCTGCATCTGAAGCAAAGCATCAGCCACCATCAGATTTTCTTTGGAGagaacaaaaaatgtttaaaacaagcCCAGATTGTACAACAATTCTGTGCAAACCTAATGGTGAA GCTGTCGCCTGGTACACTCCTATTCACTGGAAACAAGTGTGGGAGAAATTAGAGACTGACATTGAATTTGACAGATGCTCAATAGTAAGTCCGACGTCTCGAAGACACATATTTCATTGGCCAACAGCTATATCtacaactaaagaaaaacaagacaagtCTAATAAGGATACCTCAAAAAATCAGATGGAACAAGTTAGAGTTTTTCTTAAAAG agaaaaagaaaacccaccaaCCCTTTTTCCTAATAGCAGTCCTTGGTGCCACAGTCCCAATGTCCCTGCACATCCCTACTGTCCTCTGATTGAACCTCACAATACCAGCATGGCTGGAAGCAGCTTAGATAGACAGCCTAGGCCTCAGTCCTCTGGGTCTGATCCAGCCCAG
- the LMNTD1 gene encoding lamin tail domain-containing protein 1 isoform X3 encodes MEGWDQGPKLEERKETFLLAKMKDMQASQKTSVALQSEVHEQEDKMENQAQREDTHDGRPVTQRSSVHFFPQTDSDATLPLSQSLTYDTPLNYYTSGPQFSGITVSTTGQNTPKTTIEGHSQSANSLGVNRFIMTKKQPLSVLAPETAVTGEGEDYFLSLFGDSKKFAACSFQAENTRKHFSMILEEVGQSRSSALGDIKIAEVNVKGLFVKLINSSLDKELEIGGHILQQNVNGQTVSLYRFLPNIIMQANRTVTVWAAASEAKHQPPSDFLWREQKMFKTSPDCTTILCKPNGEAVAWYTPIHWKQVWEKLETDIEFDRCSIVSPTSRRHIFHWPTAISTTKEKQDKSNKDTSKNQMEQVRVFLKREKENPPTLFPNSSPWCHSPNVPAHPYCPLIEPHNTSMAGSSLDRQPRPQSSGSDPAQKHSSSHTFRDHHNFCQKAVKISYPIIREI; translated from the exons gaaagaaaagagactttTCTTCTAGCCAAGATGAAAGACATGCAAGCCAGTCAGAAAACTTCAGTGGCCCTGCAGAGTGAAGTCCATGAGCAGGAAGATAAAATGGAGAATCAAGCACA aagagaagacacacatgATGGTCGCCCAGTGACACAGCGATCTTcagtacatttttttcctcaaacagATTCAGATGCCACACTGCCTTTGTCACAGTCATTAACCTATGACACACCTCTCAATTACTATACGTCTGGCCCTCAGTTTAGTGGAATAACTGTATCAACAACTGGGCAGAACACTCCTAAAACTACTATAGAGGGCCATTCCCAATCAGCAAACAGCTTGG GAGTCAACAGATTCATAATGACAAAGAAACAGCCTCTGTCAGTCCTTGCTCCTGAGACAGCTGtaactggggaaggagaagatTATTTCCTATCTTTGTTTGGTGATTCAAAGAAATTTGCTGCATGctcattccaggcagagaacacCCGGAAGCACTTTTCCATGATTCTTGAAGAAGTGGGCCAATCTAGATCCAG tgctCTTGGAGATATTAAAATAGCTGAAGTAAATGTCAAGGGTTTATTTGTGAAGCTCATTAACTCTTCCCTTGACAAAGAACTGGAGATTGGAGGCCATATTCTCCAGCAAAATGTGAATGGACAAACAGTCTCTTTGTACCGCTTCCTTCCAAATATCATAATGCAGGCCAATCGCACAGTAACA GTATGGGCAGCTGCATCTGAAGCAAAGCATCAGCCACCATCAGATTTTCTTTGGAGagaacaaaaaatgtttaaaacaagcCCAGATTGTACAACAATTCTGTGCAAACCTAATGGTGAA GCTGTCGCCTGGTACACTCCTATTCACTGGAAACAAGTGTGGGAGAAATTAGAGACTGACATTGAATTTGACAGATGCTCAATAGTAAGTCCGACGTCTCGAAGACACATATTTCATTGGCCAACAGCTATATCtacaactaaagaaaaacaagacaagtCTAATAAGGATACCTCAAAAAATCAGATGGAACAAGTTAGAGTTTTTCTTAAAAG agaaaaagaaaacccaccaaCCCTTTTTCCTAATAGCAGTCCTTGGTGCCACAGTCCCAATGTCCCTGCACATCCCTACTGTCCTCTGATTGAACCTCACAATACCAGCATGGCTGGAAGCAGCTTAGATAGACAGCCTAGGCCTCAGTCCTCTGGGTCTGATCCAGCCCAG
- the LMNTD1 gene encoding lamin tail domain-containing protein 1 isoform X2 produces MTLEGLRQDGWGSLQENVGAGHTSVIKERKETFLLAKMKDMQASQKTSVALQSEVHEQEDKMENQAQREDTHDGRPVTQRSSVHFFPQTDSDATLPLSQSLTYDTPLNYYTSGPQFSGITVSTTGQNTPKTTIEGHSQSANSLGVNRFIMTKKQPLSVLAPETAVTGEGEDYFLSLFGDSKKFAACSFQAENTRKHFSMILEEVGQSRSSALGDIKIAEVNVKGLFVKLINSSLDKELEIGGHILQQNVNGQTVSLYRFLPNIIMQANRTVTVWAAASEAKHQPPSDFLWREQKMFKTSPDCTTILCKPNGEAVAWYTPIHWKQVWEKLETDIEFDRCSIVSPTSRRHIFHWPTAISTTKEKQDKSNKDTSKNQMEQVRVFLKREKENPPTLFPNSSPWCHSPNVPAHPYCPLIEPHNTSMAGSSLDRQPRPQSSGSDPAQGPRKIRHLSYKSNRQRT; encoded by the exons ATGACTTTGGAAGGATTAAGGCAGGATGGATGGGGCAGTCTACAGGAGAATGTGGGGGCAGGGCACACAAGTGTTATCAAG gaaagaaaagagactttTCTTCTAGCCAAGATGAAAGACATGCAAGCCAGTCAGAAAACTTCAGTGGCCCTGCAGAGTGAAGTCCATGAGCAGGAAGATAAAATGGAGAATCAAGCACA aagagaagacacacatgATGGTCGCCCAGTGACACAGCGATCTTcagtacatttttttcctcaaacagATTCAGATGCCACACTGCCTTTGTCACAGTCATTAACCTATGACACACCTCTCAATTACTATACGTCTGGCCCTCAGTTTAGTGGAATAACTGTATCAACAACTGGGCAGAACACTCCTAAAACTACTATAGAGGGCCATTCCCAATCAGCAAACAGCTTGG GAGTCAACAGATTCATAATGACAAAGAAACAGCCTCTGTCAGTCCTTGCTCCTGAGACAGCTGtaactggggaaggagaagatTATTTCCTATCTTTGTTTGGTGATTCAAAGAAATTTGCTGCATGctcattccaggcagagaacacCCGGAAGCACTTTTCCATGATTCTTGAAGAAGTGGGCCAATCTAGATCCAG tgctCTTGGAGATATTAAAATAGCTGAAGTAAATGTCAAGGGTTTATTTGTGAAGCTCATTAACTCTTCCCTTGACAAAGAACTGGAGATTGGAGGCCATATTCTCCAGCAAAATGTGAATGGACAAACAGTCTCTTTGTACCGCTTCCTTCCAAATATCATAATGCAGGCCAATCGCACAGTAACA GTATGGGCAGCTGCATCTGAAGCAAAGCATCAGCCACCATCAGATTTTCTTTGGAGagaacaaaaaatgtttaaaacaagcCCAGATTGTACAACAATTCTGTGCAAACCTAATGGTGAA GCTGTCGCCTGGTACACTCCTATTCACTGGAAACAAGTGTGGGAGAAATTAGAGACTGACATTGAATTTGACAGATGCTCAATAGTAAGTCCGACGTCTCGAAGACACATATTTCATTGGCCAACAGCTATATCtacaactaaagaaaaacaagacaagtCTAATAAGGATACCTCAAAAAATCAGATGGAACAAGTTAGAGTTTTTCTTAAAAG agaaaaagaaaacccaccaaCCCTTTTTCCTAATAGCAGTCCTTGGTGCCACAGTCCCAATGTCCCTGCACATCCCTACTGTCCTCTGATTGAACCTCACAATACCAGCATGGCTGGAAGCAGCTTAGATAGACAGCCTAGGCCTCAGTCCTCTGGGTCTGATCCAGCCCAG
- the LMNTD1 gene encoding lamin tail domain-containing protein 1 isoform X6: MKDMQASQKTSVALQSEVHEQEDKMENQAQREDTHDGRPVTQRSSVHFFPQTDSDATLPLSQSLTYDTPLNYYTSGPQFSGITVSTTGQNTPKTTIEGHSQSANSLGVNRFIMTKKQPLSVLAPETAVTGEGEDYFLSLFGDSKKFAACSFQAENTRKHFSMILEEVGQSRSSALGDIKIAEVNVKGLFVKLINSSLDKELEIGGHILQQNVNGQTVSLYRFLPNIIMQANRTVTVWAAASEAKHQPPSDFLWREQKMFKTSPDCTTILCKPNGEAVAWYTPIHWKQVWEKLETDIEFDRCSIVSPTSRRHIFHWPTAISTTKEKQDKSNKDTSKNQMEQVRVFLKREKENPPTLFPNSSPWCHSPNVPAHPYCPLIEPHNTSMAGSSLDRQPRPQSSGSDPAQKHSSSHTFRDHHNFCQKAVKISYPIIREI, translated from the exons ATGAAAGACATGCAAGCCAGTCAGAAAACTTCAGTGGCCCTGCAGAGTGAAGTCCATGAGCAGGAAGATAAAATGGAGAATCAAGCACA aagagaagacacacatgATGGTCGCCCAGTGACACAGCGATCTTcagtacatttttttcctcaaacagATTCAGATGCCACACTGCCTTTGTCACAGTCATTAACCTATGACACACCTCTCAATTACTATACGTCTGGCCCTCAGTTTAGTGGAATAACTGTATCAACAACTGGGCAGAACACTCCTAAAACTACTATAGAGGGCCATTCCCAATCAGCAAACAGCTTGG GAGTCAACAGATTCATAATGACAAAGAAACAGCCTCTGTCAGTCCTTGCTCCTGAGACAGCTGtaactggggaaggagaagatTATTTCCTATCTTTGTTTGGTGATTCAAAGAAATTTGCTGCATGctcattccaggcagagaacacCCGGAAGCACTTTTCCATGATTCTTGAAGAAGTGGGCCAATCTAGATCCAG tgctCTTGGAGATATTAAAATAGCTGAAGTAAATGTCAAGGGTTTATTTGTGAAGCTCATTAACTCTTCCCTTGACAAAGAACTGGAGATTGGAGGCCATATTCTCCAGCAAAATGTGAATGGACAAACAGTCTCTTTGTACCGCTTCCTTCCAAATATCATAATGCAGGCCAATCGCACAGTAACA GTATGGGCAGCTGCATCTGAAGCAAAGCATCAGCCACCATCAGATTTTCTTTGGAGagaacaaaaaatgtttaaaacaagcCCAGATTGTACAACAATTCTGTGCAAACCTAATGGTGAA GCTGTCGCCTGGTACACTCCTATTCACTGGAAACAAGTGTGGGAGAAATTAGAGACTGACATTGAATTTGACAGATGCTCAATAGTAAGTCCGACGTCTCGAAGACACATATTTCATTGGCCAACAGCTATATCtacaactaaagaaaaacaagacaagtCTAATAAGGATACCTCAAAAAATCAGATGGAACAAGTTAGAGTTTTTCTTAAAAG agaaaaagaaaacccaccaaCCCTTTTTCCTAATAGCAGTCCTTGGTGCCACAGTCCCAATGTCCCTGCACATCCCTACTGTCCTCTGATTGAACCTCACAATACCAGCATGGCTGGAAGCAGCTTAGATAGACAGCCTAGGCCTCAGTCCTCTGGGTCTGATCCAGCCCAG